The segment CATATCCTCTTCCGTTCCACCCGTTCCATGTAAACCTATAATCGTCCGCTCTGAAGTTCCTGGTATCATCTTATGAATCATACAATCCCTCTTTCCCTATTTTTTTAAGAAGTGTTTGTAATGTCGCCTCTTCCTCGGGCGAAAGTCTGTCGAAACATTTTCGCATTTCCTGTTCATGCGTTCGATAGATAATTTCGATTTCTGAAAGGCCCTTATTGCTTAACATAACATAGTTTATTCTTCGATCACGTTCGTCTTTCAAGCGCATAACGAGACCTTTCTTTTATAATTGATCCACAACATATGTCATACTACTGCCTGGCACAAGTACGGTATCACAAAGAGCCTGAGTCGTGAGCTTTCCTTTATGATAGAGTGCTTCTAGAGCTTGAAACTCGTTCACATTAATATCAAAATCCTTAATACTCTCCTTAACGTGATCTAAGATAGTCTGATGTGTTCGGAAAAGTATGGTAAGTGTTTTAAGCGATGACATTAAAACACCTCTTTCTTGAATTCACGCGTACTGCGTACAGTATCAAAATTTTTAATTTGTGATTCAATATAGTCACGTTTTGGACGAAGACGTGGTGGTAATGTTAACATCTCTCCCAGAACTTCATACGATTCTTCGTCATCAATAAACCCTGGACCATCTGTTGCGAGCTCGAAAAGGATATTTGGAAGAATGCGGATATATAGCGAACCAAAATAGAATCGTTCAACATAACCCGAACTTGGAATCCCCATTTCCGATAACTCACGATACCATTTCATCAAATCTTCTTTCTCATCAACTCTAAACGCAACATGATGCACCCCACCATAACCTTGAACGGCATTTCCTTGCGTTAAATTCTCGCGGACGATAATTGATCCACCATTGCCGCCATCGCCCATCTCATAAAGCGTTAAGGTATCCTCGGTCTTCATCTTTCGCATCCCAAATACTGTTGAAAGAACTTGATGCGTTAATTCAAGATTAGAAACATCCATAAACATCGGTCCGAGCCTTGTAATTGCATAAGCATCAGGAACTGGTCCTTTATACCATGGCTCTCCGGAAGGAATTCCTATATTTGTTTCATCTGAAACTAAAGCATAGCGTTGACCATCAAAATCTTCGAACGTGATTGCTTTTTTACCAAAGAACATTTGGTCTGATTCAAATGGAATTTCATAGTTGGTAAAGCGTTTCTCCCAGTAAGAAAGCGCATCATCCGACGCAACTCTAAAACTCGTTCTTGATAACTCATTCGTTCCCCGTTGGGATTTAGAAATATTTGGAAAATCAAAAAAAGTCATATTTGTCCCGGGATTGCCTCGGTCGTCTGCAAAATATAAATGATAGGTATGAATGTCATCTTGATTAATATTTTTCTTAACAAGTCGCATTCCTAATATATATGTATAAAATTTATAAATCTCTTCAGCACTGCTTGTAATTGCAGTAACATGGTGTAATCCTTTTAACTGTTTCATAACTACCTACTGGTTGTAGTACCATATTATTTCGAATTAGAAATAATATCAATGATAATGCCCAGGTAATAATAAAAAATGAACCCCTAAGGGTTCATTAAACTTCTTTTTTACGATATATTTCTCTCTTCACAACGATTGATCCTGGCTTATTGAGTAGATTATCAAGATAATCATAATAAGCACCCGGTGTAATAACACCACTCATTTGAAAAAGTTTCATCCCCGTCGATTGAATAACATAATCCGCAATTAAGACACAGTTTGTGGTAAAAACATTATAGGTCTTAAATTCACCTTCTTTAAACTTATAATAATCAACAGAAGCTCCCGCATCAATCAAATTCGTAAGATGATGTTCTTTTTTAGTATCCAAATTATAGGGCCACTTAAAATAGTATGCAGACTTAAACAACTCATCCAAACGCTTTTCAACGAATTCACGTTGTTCCGTTGACAACTCACAAATAAATCGAAAAACAGTTGTATCGTCATCCACCGCATACTGAACATAATCAACTTCGCTACCCACAATCATAACACCATCGCCATATGCCATAGACTTAGCACGATTAAATGGATCATGTGCACCATAAGAATAAATAACACCGTTATATCCAATATCTAAATGACCCATACGATTATAACCATGATCTTTCGCATAGATATAGATCGAGATATAGTTTCCTTCTGTCTTCACAACCTTATCGATAACGGCATCGGGATTGCTTTGAACTAATTTACGGGTCTCTTTTTCAAGAAAATATGGATTCATTGCGGCTAGAAAAACCGGTGCCGATAAACGAACACTTGTTTGATGGCGCCATAAAACGCGAGCCGAAGATAGAATCGATACGATACCAAAAAAGATTACATATGCACCAATTTGAATATTCATTAAAAATCGATTTGAGACGCCTCGTGTCAATAACACAATCCCCATAACCAAAGACACAATCGACGCAAAGAGCTTGAAGAGTTTATTTTTTTGCTTTTCATGAATTGCGACATAAAACTCAAGACCATGAACCACCGCATTAAACAGAGCCCAAATACCAAAAAACAATGCCATAATTTCGATATAAAGGGCTTCTTTATATCTAATTAAACCAAGAAAAACACCCGAACCGAGCGCAATAAGTGCATCTGATATACTGCGATTCTTTACAGATCGATATAAGAATAGTACAAATGTTGCAGCTAACATGGCCACAAACATCCAATAGATTAATGACCATAAAATTTTATCTCTAAATATAAATAAAACACCAACTATGACTGTAAAAACACCTAATAGAAGTTGGAAGATCAACGTTATCTTATCTTTTTTAGAAAGCGATTTAGTATAAGTTTCCATAATTGTCCTCTTCACATTTTTTCCCACGTTTATTATACCATTTATTCTTGATTTCCGCCCTGATTCCGTATATCATATAAGTAACAACTTGGAAAATAACGTAAGTTGTTACCGCAATTCATTGTCTCTCTTGAAATTTACTTCATGATTTCCTTCTTAACCACTTATGAAGTAAATGATGATGAAACGCACTATCTCTCTAAGAAAAGAGCACCGAGCTCTTTTCTTTTTATGTTATCGTGTATACTATCATTATGAACTTTACAGAACGACTCATGGGCTGGTATCACGAACATAAACGTGAATTACCATTTAGATCTCAAAAAGATCCTTATAAAATATGGGTAAGCGAAATCATGGCCCAACAAACACAAATCGCTACCATGATCCCCTACTACGATCGCTGGATTCAACGATATCCGAATGTGGAAAGCCTCGCTAAGGCTGAGATTGATGAAGTCTTAAAAATGTGGGAAGGCCTTGGTTATTATCGACGTGCACGAAATCTCCATGCAGGAGCGCAATTCGTTATGGAACATTACCAAGGTAAACTTCCAGCTGATAAGAAAGAACTCATGAAAATTCCCGGAATCGGTGATTATACCTCTAGTGCCATCGCCTCAATTGCTTTCAGTCTTCCTGAAATTGCAATCGATGGAAACGTAAAGCGTGTAATGGCACGATATCTTAACTATACCGAAAATGTCAATACACGGGCGTGTCATAAGTATTTTGAAGCCTTTCTGAAGGAAGAGTTACTCCTAAACGGAGCTGACCCCAGCGATTTCACGCAAGCCCTTATGGAACTTGGAGCACTTGTTTGTACCCCAAGTAATACGACATGCGAAGGCTGTCCATTTAAAGAAATGTGTGCTTGTTATCGTGGAGAATGTGTGGGTACAATACCCTTCATCCCAAAAGCGAAACCCGTTCCAATTTATGAAAAATCTGTTATTATTTTTACCAAGGATGATAAAATTTTAATTTCTGATGATCATGAAGATGGGCTTATGGAAGGACTGTTACGATTACCTCAAATTGATGGGGTAATGGATTTGAATCCTGTGCTCACTTTGAAGCATAAGTTTTCCCATTTACAGTGGAATATTTCTGTTTTTATCGTTGAGAATATCCAAGACGTAAATCAAAATTGGTACTTTGTTCCACTAGAAGAATTAAAGAATCTAGCAATTATTACAGCTCATAAAAAAATACTCAAAAAACTAAACTTATTATAAAGAAAAGAACACTCATCGATGTGGAGTTGTCAAACAAAAGTAGACATTAATAAAAGACTAGAAACCCTTATCCATTTTATATTGGATAGGGGTTTTGTAATTTAAACAGTAAGCAGGTCTTTCAAAATTGAAATAATGTACATATTCTTCGATAAAATTTTCAAAGTTATCTACGGACCAGTATTGATAATCACACGCCATTTCTGCTTTAATCCATCCATTTAATGATTCGATAATTGGATTATCTGTAGGTGTTCCAGCTCGCGACATAGATCTAATTATGTTATAATTTTCATGCGCTTTAGCGAAAGCTTTAGAGTGGTAGACAGCTCCTTGATCTGTGTGAAGAATCGTGGGAGCTGTTTTTTTTATTATCCTTAAGTAGCGCAAGGAGATCCTCGAGACACTTGTAGTAAGGCTTAGGATCACCAGTTGTACGCGATAATGCAGAACTGATAATTTCATTGTTAAAGGTATCAACCATTAAAGTCCATTCATATTAATCCCTTTGTTTCGAATATGTGTCATATCTGAAACAATAATTTCTAAAGGTTTGGTTGCCTCCATTGATTCTTTATAATATTAGGATAAATTCGACTTTGTGTTCCAGGTTTTATAGGAATAGTGTTTAACTTTTGATTTAATATTTAAAAACTTGCAACACTTGTGGATTAAATTATCGGAAAATTCAATCCCTAAATCACTTTGCTTTCTCATGACTGCAGCGATATCATGATAACCATAACTTGGAAAACGGCGATGCCAGTCTTTAAT is part of the Erysipelothrix piscisicarius genome and harbors:
- a CDS encoding MarR family winged helix-turn-helix transcriptional regulator, producing MRLKDERDRRINYVMLSNKGLSEIEIIYRTHEQEMRKCFDRLSPEEEATLQTLLKKIGKEGLYDS
- a CDS encoding MarR family winged helix-turn-helix transcriptional regulator — its product is MSSLKTLTILFRTHQTILDHVKESIKDFDINVNEFQALEALYHKGKLTTQALCDTVLVPGSSMTYVVDQL
- a CDS encoding VOC family protein, translated to MKQLKGLHHVTAITSSAEEIYKFYTYILGMRLVKKNINQDDIHTYHLYFADDRGNPGTNMTFFDFPNISKSQRGTNELSRTSFRVASDDALSYWEKRFTNYEIPFESDQMFFGKKAITFEDFDGQRYALVSDETNIGIPSGEPWYKGPVPDAYAITRLGPMFMDVSNLELTHQVLSTVFGMRKMKTEDTLTLYEMGDGGNGGSIIVRENLTQGNAVQGYGGVHHVAFRVDEKEDLMKWYRELSEMGIPSSGYVERFYFGSLYIRILPNILFELATDGPGFIDDEESYEVLGEMLTLPPRLRPKRDYIESQIKNFDTVRSTREFKKEVF
- a CDS encoding HdeD family acid-resistance protein, with product METYTKSLSKKDKITLIFQLLLGVFTVIVGVLFIFRDKILWSLIYWMFVAMLAATFVLFLYRSVKNRSISDALIALGSGVFLGLIRYKEALYIEIMALFFGIWALFNAVVHGLEFYVAIHEKQKNKLFKLFASIVSLVMGIVLLTRGVSNRFLMNIQIGAYVIFFGIVSILSSARVLWRHQTSVRLSAPVFLAAMNPYFLEKETRKLVQSNPDAVIDKVVKTEGNYISIYIYAKDHGYNRMGHLDIGYNGVIYSYGAHDPFNRAKSMAYGDGVMIVGSEVDYVQYAVDDDTTVFRFICELSTEQREFVEKRLDELFKSAYYFKWPYNLDTKKEHHLTNLIDAGASVDYYKFKEGEFKTYNVFTTNCVLIADYVIQSTGMKLFQMSGVITPGAYYDYLDNLLNKPGSIVVKREIYRKKEV
- the mutY gene encoding A/G-specific adenine glycosylase, with product MYTIIMNFTERLMGWYHEHKRELPFRSQKDPYKIWVSEIMAQQTQIATMIPYYDRWIQRYPNVESLAKAEIDEVLKMWEGLGYYRRARNLHAGAQFVMEHYQGKLPADKKELMKIPGIGDYTSSAIASIAFSLPEIAIDGNVKRVMARYLNYTENVNTRACHKYFEAFLKEELLLNGADPSDFTQALMELGALVCTPSNTTCEGCPFKEMCACYRGECVGTIPFIPKAKPVPIYEKSVIIFTKDDKILISDDHEDGLMEGLLRLPQIDGVMDLNPVLTLKHKFSHLQWNISVFIVENIQDVNQNWYFVPLEELKNLAIITAHKKILKKLNLL
- a CDS encoding integrase core domain-containing protein, with translation MSRAGTPTDNPIIESLNGWIKAEMACDYQYWSVDNFENFIEEYVHYFNFERPAYCLNYKTPIQYKMDKGF